The following proteins come from a genomic window of Methylorubrum populi:
- a CDS encoding cytochrome c3 family protein, translated as MVQIFHPGADTVARLVLASIGAAPVLAMGLAYTLWRSPYATAQDVTREQPVPFSHEHHVGGLGIDCRYCHTSVEKAAFAGIPPTETCMSCHSQEWTNAPMLAPVRRSLAEGRPLTWNRVHNLPAYVYFNHSVHVAKGVGCSTCHGPVQTMKLMRQSAPLTMGWCLDCHRDPAPNLRPHEAVFDMTWKPPADQAVIGARLVEERHIKSPERLSECSICHR; from the coding sequence ATGGTGCAGATCTTTCATCCGGGCGCGGACACCGTGGCCCGCCTCGTCCTCGCCTCGATCGGCGCCGCGCCGGTTCTGGCGATGGGGCTCGCCTATACGCTGTGGCGCTCGCCCTATGCGACCGCCCAGGACGTGACCCGTGAGCAGCCGGTGCCGTTCAGCCACGAGCACCATGTCGGCGGTCTCGGGATCGATTGCCGCTACTGCCATACATCGGTGGAGAAGGCGGCATTTGCCGGCATCCCGCCGACCGAGACCTGCATGAGCTGCCACTCGCAGGAATGGACCAACGCGCCGATGCTGGCGCCGGTGCGCCGGAGCCTCGCCGAGGGACGTCCGCTGACCTGGAATCGGGTCCACAACCTTCCCGCCTATGTGTACTTCAATCACTCGGTTCACGTGGCGAAGGGGGTCGGCTGCTCGACCTGCCACGGTCCGGTCCAGACGATGAAACTGATGCGGCAGTCGGCCCCGCTCACCATGGGCTGGTGCCTCGACTGCCATCGCGACCCTGCGCCGAACCTCCGCCCGCATGAGGCGGTATTCGACATGACCTGGAAGCCGCCGGCCGATCAGGCCGTGATCGGCGCCCGTCTCGTCGAGGAACGCCACATCAAATCGCCCGAGCGGCTGAGCGAGTGCTCGATATGCCACCGCTGA
- a CDS encoding DUF3341 domain-containing protein, translated as MSAPLLAEFDTPEALVRAMRLAAADGHRALDAFTPFPVPALTEAFAPPRNPVRPAMALAGFGAAAAMYALQWYSAVIDYPLNTGGRPLHSWPVFLLVPFEFGVLIAAIAGLVALFWTCGLPRLHHPLFAIPQFERASQDRFLLLIAPKDEDATALRESLERAGALLVAEMHP; from the coding sequence ATGAGCGCCCCGCTGCTCGCCGAATTCGACACCCCCGAGGCACTCGTGCGGGCAATGCGGCTCGCCGCGGCCGACGGCCACCGCGCGCTCGACGCCTTCACCCCCTTTCCGGTGCCGGCCCTCACCGAGGCCTTCGCACCGCCGCGCAACCCGGTGAGACCGGCGATGGCGCTGGCCGGCTTCGGCGCGGCGGCGGCGATGTACGCCCTGCAATGGTACTCGGCGGTGATCGATTACCCGCTGAACACCGGCGGGCGCCCGCTCCATTCCTGGCCGGTCTTCCTGCTGGTGCCGTTCGAGTTCGGCGTGCTGATCGCGGCGATTGCCGGTCTTGTCGCCCTTTTCTGGACATGCGGGCTGCCGCGCCTGCACCACCCGCTCTTCGCGATCCCGCAGTTCGAGCGAGCAAGCCAGGACCGCTTCCTTCTCCTCATCGCACCGAAGGATGAGGATGCGACGGCGCTTCGCGAGAGCCTTGAGCGGGCCGGCGCCCTGCTCGTCGCGGAGATGCACCCGTGA
- a CDS encoding 4Fe-4S dicluster domain-containing protein has protein sequence MPPLTPPSRREALRLLGAGVTLAAGGCSKPVETIVPYVRFPEQLLPGVPVRYATALSLSGWARGVHAIAVDGRPIKIEGNPLHPASLGATDVFAEAAILDLYDPDRSRTVTERVNGIASWDMFERALSGPLATVRAARGRGLHLVTGRVTSPTLARQIDALLRDLPEAAWHVHEAVEEENAARGAELAFGRRLRALPRLDRAETILCVGADPLGPGPDQIRLSNALIGRRRDRARFGRLYVAEAALTLTGVKADARRAVHPFDQPAVLATVANVLGAGLPGPELPEAVRQFARAAADDLKAREGRALVLAGPALAPECHALVHWINARLRAPVDVIVPPDGIAGRKPSTLAELAHALDRGTVTCLAILGGDPVATAPADLELAKRIGRARFSVHAGLHGDETAGATHWHLPLTHELESWSDLRATDGTASLVQPLLRPLYDGRSLHEILPLFSSRTATAGYALVRETWKAHGGTDFEGWWRRCLHDGIVEGTLAPVLDPGEPRLIALPDLGRAAGLTVELRPDPCLWDGRFANNAWLQECPKPISKQVWGNALALSRAEAGRRGLKAGDVVRASAGGRSIDVPVAIESGVAEGVGVLTLGYGRERAGAIGNGVGADGYKVATQVASRLLTNVELTKTGRSEMILRTQNYVEIEGETKKLFRQIDLAALSKAEPKGIGADQPSLLAPWSGDKDGHAWAMVIDTDACIGCNACVVACQSENNVPVVGPEEIARGRMMHWLRIDIYDAGGPEAPRAGFQPVPCMHCEHAPCEPVCPVAASVHDDEGLNLQVYNRCVGTRFCEANCPYKVRRFNFFGYADGQPYANLGAESVKAQRNPNVTVRARGVMEKCTYCIQRIAAERQAAERDGREMGAVATACQSACPTRAIHFGDLAKPGNAIAELRQDPRHYALMEELNTRPRTTYLANLRAPNPDLKEDHA, from the coding sequence ATGCCACCGCTGACCCCTCCCTCGCGCCGCGAGGCGCTGCGACTGCTCGGCGCCGGCGTCACGCTCGCTGCGGGCGGGTGCTCCAAGCCGGTCGAGACGATCGTGCCGTATGTGCGCTTCCCCGAGCAGCTCCTGCCCGGCGTGCCCGTGCGCTACGCGACGGCGCTCTCCCTCAGCGGCTGGGCACGCGGCGTCCACGCCATCGCCGTGGACGGACGACCGATCAAGATCGAGGGCAACCCGCTGCATCCGGCAAGCCTCGGCGCGACCGACGTGTTCGCGGAGGCCGCGATCCTCGACCTCTACGATCCCGATCGCTCGCGCACGGTGACCGAGCGGGTCAACGGCATCGCCTCCTGGGACATGTTCGAGCGGGCATTGAGCGGACCGCTCGCGACGGTGAGGGCGGCTCGCGGTCGCGGCCTGCACCTCGTGACCGGCCGCGTCACCTCGCCGACGCTCGCGCGCCAGATCGACGCCCTGCTGCGCGATCTTCCGGAGGCCGCCTGGCACGTCCACGAGGCGGTCGAGGAGGAGAATGCCGCGCGCGGCGCCGAACTCGCCTTCGGCCGGCGCCTGCGCGCCCTGCCCCGGCTCGACCGGGCCGAGACCATCCTGTGCGTCGGCGCCGACCCGCTCGGGCCCGGACCCGACCAGATCCGGCTCTCGAACGCCCTCATCGGCCGGCGGCGCGACAGGGCGCGGTTCGGCCGGCTCTACGTGGCGGAGGCCGCGCTGACGCTGACCGGCGTGAAGGCCGATGCGCGCCGTGCCGTCCATCCGTTCGATCAGCCGGCGGTCCTGGCGACCGTCGCCAACGTCCTCGGCGCCGGTCTGCCGGGCCCCGAACTGCCCGAGGCGGTCCGGCAGTTTGCCCGGGCCGCTGCCGACGATCTCAAGGCGCGCGAGGGACGCGCCCTTGTGCTCGCCGGGCCCGCGCTGGCACCGGAATGTCACGCGCTCGTGCACTGGATCAACGCGCGTCTGCGGGCGCCCGTCGACGTCATCGTGCCGCCCGACGGGATCGCGGGACGCAAGCCCTCGACCCTCGCCGAACTGGCGCACGCCCTCGATCGCGGCACTGTGACCTGCCTCGCGATCCTCGGCGGCGATCCGGTCGCGACGGCACCGGCCGATCTCGAACTCGCCAAGCGTATCGGGCGCGCCCGCTTCAGCGTCCATGCCGGCCTGCACGGCGACGAGACCGCGGGCGCCACGCACTGGCACCTGCCGCTGACGCACGAACTGGAGAGCTGGTCCGACCTGCGCGCCACCGATGGCACGGCGAGCCTCGTCCAGCCGCTGCTCCGCCCGCTCTACGATGGGCGCTCGCTGCACGAGATCCTGCCGCTGTTCTCCAGCCGCACCGCGACGGCGGGATATGCGCTCGTGCGCGAGACGTGGAAGGCGCATGGGGGCACCGACTTCGAGGGCTGGTGGCGCCGCTGCCTGCACGACGGCATCGTCGAAGGCACGCTGGCGCCGGTCCTCGACCCCGGTGAGCCGCGCCTGATCGCCCTGCCGGACCTCGGCCGAGCCGCGGGCCTGACTGTCGAGCTGCGGCCGGACCCCTGCCTCTGGGATGGGCGTTTCGCCAACAATGCTTGGCTTCAGGAATGCCCGAAGCCGATCTCGAAACAGGTCTGGGGCAACGCGCTCGCGCTGTCCCGCGCGGAGGCCGGACGGCGCGGGCTCAAGGCCGGCGACGTGGTGCGGGCGAGCGCGGGTGGACGCTCGATCGACGTGCCGGTCGCCATCGAATCCGGCGTCGCCGAGGGCGTCGGCGTACTGACGCTCGGCTACGGCCGCGAGCGGGCCGGCGCCATCGGCAACGGTGTCGGCGCCGACGGCTACAAAGTGGCGACGCAGGTGGCGTCACGGCTGCTGACGAACGTCGAACTTACGAAGACCGGCCGGTCTGAGATGATCCTGCGCACGCAGAACTACGTGGAGATCGAGGGCGAAACGAAAAAGCTGTTCCGGCAGATCGACCTCGCGGCGCTGAGCAAGGCCGAGCCGAAGGGGATCGGCGCGGACCAGCCGAGCCTGCTCGCCCCCTGGTCCGGCGACAAGGACGGCCATGCCTGGGCCATGGTGATCGACACCGATGCCTGCATCGGCTGCAACGCCTGTGTCGTCGCCTGCCAGTCCGAGAACAACGTCCCCGTCGTCGGCCCCGAGGAGATCGCCCGCGGCCGGATGATGCATTGGTTGCGCATCGACATCTACGACGCCGGCGGTCCGGAGGCGCCGCGGGCCGGATTTCAACCCGTGCCCTGCATGCATTGCGAGCACGCGCCCTGCGAGCCGGTCTGCCCCGTCGCGGCCTCGGTCCACGACGACGAGGGCCTGAACCTTCAGGTCTACAACCGCTGCGTCGGCACCCGCTTCTGCGAGGCGAACTGCCCCTACAAGGTCCGCCGCTTCAACTTCTTCGGCTACGCCGACGGCCAGCCCTACGCCAATCTCGGCGCGGAATCCGTGAAGGCCCAGCGCAACCCCAATGTCACGGTTCGCGCCCGCGGCGTGATGGAGAAGTGCACCTACTGCATCCAGCGCATCGCCGCCGAACGGCAGGCGGCCGAACGCGACGGGCGAGAGATGGGCGCCGTCGCCACCGCCTGCCAGTCGGCCTGTCCGACGCGGGCGATCCATTTCGGCGATCTCGCCAAGCCCGGTAACGCCATCGCAGAGCTGCGGCAGGATCCGCGGCACTACGCACTGATGGAGGAACTGAACACCCGACCCCGCACGACCTACCTCGCGAACCTCCGCGCTCCCAACCCGGACCTTAAGGAGGATCACGCGTGA
- the nrfD gene encoding NrfD/PsrC family molybdoenzyme membrane anchor subunit: MSGTVQPHRWIARERLGYGEICAAVADPIQRRGPGRAWAIAFLGVLPLVLATVIAIGAVLTIGIGLSGVNTTVVWGFSIANYVWWIGIGNAGTLISSMLLLTRQHWRASINRFAEAMTLFAAAIAGIFPIIHLGRPLYSYWLAPYPNTMDLWPQWRSALVWDFWAILSYLLFSLIFWFTGLLPDLATMRDRAQSRIGRRIYGALALGWRGSARHWAVYETFHRTMAALAVPLVCSVHSIVGLDFAASLMPGWQESIFPPYFVVGAMYSGFAMVVVLAIVIRWGLNLQAVITPAHFDAMAKVMLFASLVMTLSYATEWFMGWYGGDHADRSVIAYFFTGDYRWLYYSLLFCNCLVPQALWFARVRLNLWALAIIAVVINLGMWLERILIVWNTLSHGHAVSLWRTYHVSVYDLVILVAPLGMFAFGFLVLVRIFPIVSIHEVSQLAHDEGATRGTAA, translated from the coding sequence GTGAGCGGCACGGTGCAACCGCATCGATGGATCGCCCGCGAGCGGCTCGGCTACGGCGAGATCTGCGCCGCAGTCGCCGATCCGATCCAGAGGCGCGGGCCGGGCCGGGCGTGGGCCATTGCCTTCCTCGGCGTGCTGCCGCTGGTGCTCGCCACCGTGATCGCCATCGGTGCGGTGCTCACCATTGGCATTGGCCTGTCGGGGGTGAACACCACGGTGGTCTGGGGCTTCTCGATCGCCAACTACGTCTGGTGGATCGGCATCGGCAATGCCGGGACGCTGATCTCCTCGATGCTGCTGCTGACGCGCCAGCACTGGCGGGCCTCGATCAACCGCTTCGCCGAGGCGATGACGCTGTTCGCGGCCGCCATCGCCGGCATCTTCCCGATCATCCATCTCGGGCGGCCGCTCTATTCCTACTGGCTCGCGCCCTACCCCAACACCATGGATCTCTGGCCGCAATGGCGCTCGGCGCTGGTCTGGGACTTCTGGGCAATCTTGAGCTACCTGCTGTTCTCGCTGATCTTCTGGTTCACCGGCCTGCTGCCCGACCTCGCGACCATGCGCGACCGGGCGCAGTCGCGCATCGGCCGGCGGATCTACGGCGCGCTGGCACTGGGCTGGCGCGGCTCGGCGCGGCACTGGGCGGTCTACGAGACCTTCCATAGGACCATGGCGGCGCTGGCGGTCCCGCTGGTCTGCTCAGTCCATTCCATCGTCGGCCTCGACTTCGCCGCGAGCCTGATGCCCGGCTGGCAGGAATCGATCTTCCCGCCCTATTTCGTGGTCGGCGCGATGTATTCGGGCTTCGCCATGGTGGTGGTGCTGGCGATCGTCATCCGCTGGGGCCTGAACTTGCAGGCGGTGATCACCCCGGCTCATTTCGATGCGATGGCGAAGGTGATGCTGTTCGCCAGCCTCGTCATGACCCTCTCCTACGCCACGGAGTGGTTCATGGGCTGGTACGGCGGTGATCACGCCGACCGTTCGGTGATCGCCTACTTCTTCACCGGCGACTATCGCTGGCTCTACTACAGCCTCCTGTTCTGCAACTGCCTCGTGCCGCAGGCGCTCTGGTTCGCCCGCGTGCGCCTCAACCTCTGGGCGCTGGCGATCATCGCGGTGGTGATCAACCTCGGCATGTGGCTGGAGCGCATTCTGATCGTGTGGAATACGCTCTCGCACGGGCACGCCGTCAGCCTGTGGCGGACCTATCACGTCAGCGTCTACGACTTGGTGATTCTGGTCGCCCCACTCGGCATGTTCGCCTTCGGCTTCCTCGTGCTGGTGCGGATCTTTCCGATCGTCTCGATCCACGAGGTGAGCCAGCTCGCCCATGACGAGGGTGCGACGAGAGGGACGGCGGCATGA
- a CDS encoding c-type cytochrome, with protein MRRPLPLLLPLLAALGACEDQSMRQQARYEVYGKAPLFADQAEARRPPEGTVEIGALAREAALRDPPPLDAALLERGRQRYDAICTPCHGYTGHGDGMVVQRGFPAPPSYHEDRLRAAPAAYFVDVITRGYGVMYAYANRVEPRDRWAIAAYIRALQLSQGARVAENPGLAEKLP; from the coding sequence GTGAGGCGCCCCCTGCCCCTCCTGCTGCCACTGCTGGCCGCCCTCGGCGCCTGCGAGGATCAATCGATGCGACAGCAGGCGCGCTACGAGGTCTATGGCAAGGCGCCGCTCTTTGCCGATCAAGCCGAGGCGCGCCGCCCGCCGGAAGGCACAGTCGAGATCGGCGCGCTCGCCCGCGAAGCCGCCTTGCGCGATCCCCCGCCCCTGGACGCCGCCCTGCTGGAGCGCGGGCGCCAGCGCTACGACGCGATCTGCACGCCGTGCCACGGCTATACCGGCCACGGCGACGGCATGGTGGTGCAGCGCGGCTTTCCCGCCCCGCCCTCGTATCACGAGGACCGCTTGCGGGCGGCGCCGGCCGCCTACTTCGTTGATGTCATCACCCGCGGCTACGGCGTGATGTACGCCTACGCCAACCGGGTCGAGCCGCGCGACCGCTGGGCGATCGCCGCCTATATCCGCGCGCTGCAGCTTTCCCAGGGCGCCCGCGTCGCGGAGAATCCCGGCCTCGCGGAGAAGCTGCCGTGA